In the genome of Vespa crabro chromosome 1, iyVesCrab1.2, whole genome shotgun sequence, the window ttgaaaaatttcattcatttagtTATAACAATCGCATGTGTTTCCCGCTTTATTATTTGATACTCATATCATCCATTCGTTACATAATATTGattgataattatcatttggtaagattttaaaaacaatttgAACATGCTTAAAAATGTGGCAGTGCGTCGTAGAATATAACAATCTTATTGCCATTTATGAGTGAATGGATATAATACCACAATTATTAGAGATACAGTTATAATATCCTCAATATCGCCTACTCATGCTGGCGTAGTTCTTCAactgttacatatatatgtgcgtacaCGTGCGTTCGGGATAATCCcgcataaatagatatatttatttttttctttattttttgtctacAATTactgaattttatttttcattctgatgtcttaatattttatctattatctcCATTTATTAACCCTATTTAGAGTTTGCcgaataatagataatacaaCAATAGATGAAGTTTAACTTgtactcgtttttttttatttttttgcagAATAGCTTATAAGACATGAAATTACAGGGAGGAAGACAAAGATAGATACAAgactaaataaatattgtaaaaagaaaaaaaattctgtagAGTATGTTTGTAAGACCGTACTTTCACTTTTGTACATTAAATAGGCCGACCTtcgaatattatacatatcaaCTGCATTCCTgccaattaattataaattctacaatttatcgataagaaatatcAATCAAATAGGTACTTGTCACTCTTATCTCTGCAATATTTCCGAAATTATAAATGTCTTGTTGGCGCACAAAGATAGGGAGAATTCGGTTTAAAATTTAGTGCGATTGCGAGTTTGTTTAACTAGCAGGTAAAagatgtatgcatatattatgTGTTATACACAATATctattatgaataaataaataaaaaaacatttaatcgCATATCGCGCTAAATCGTGTCTAGAATCCTCTTATAAATCAAGTATagctaaaattaataaatctatttttgattttttaggCTTGGGTGGCTCAAAATTGACACCCTATATCTTTTTGATCACTCATAATTGGGTtaaatactatataaatattatatatttagagtAATTCAATTTGGTTGgtagagatatttttttttaagtttctaTTTTGGGAAGCACTGAAAAATTAAGTTCCTTATCATTTCTTAggataaagaaatttcattactattaattataatatgaataaaataaacgcATTATAATAATGTCCAGAGGATCTTAGATGAATATATTATGTGAACAATAAATAATGCGATCAATTAGAACATACTTTCATTCATTCCAGTCGTGTATTATTAACatgcaattaaataaaaatatacaacagTTGTACACGACTACTACCAAATATCTAATGATAAAAGTTAAGGTGCAATTTCGTTTAACACCAGCCGTTTCTTTTATCCATTCATTAAAATTCGTGCATCATACAATCGTAATAacttacaattaaaaattttcagaaTTTAATTAGTTCTAATATAACATCTAATTGAGAACTTTTAAactaaatatctatattaatatatttagtaatggagtatttaaatttcatattatttaggTAAAGTATTGGGCGGATACGACTACTCCTAAGGCCTCGCTTAtgaatcttttaaaattaattttttaatttaatttcgtatatacgctCTATAGATCTAACAATAAGTTAAAATATTGAAGCAAACAAATTTATCTCATTTATTTGATTCAAAAGATATCTACATAAGGATAATGTTCACACATTAGTGTGTAATAGTTTCTCAATTCCAATTACATTTCATGTACAATTCCTGTAGAGAAGAACATATTGGTACATATATCAgtggtaatagaaataatagatgcatattcaaattaaatataaccAAAAATTAAGATCATCAAAGCACAGATACTTTTTTACAATAGATAATAAGTACTGATTATATTAGACATAagtcttaatatatatatatatataacataactgtatgaaagagaatttttaatatacttatattttcaCACAACATAGTTTATATTGCAAATATGTATTTTGGTCCTCATAttatgtaatacatatatatcctaATCTAcatcataataaattaatatcaaatttattttttatataaatgcataatatctcaaattagtaataatttatcatattagTAATGTAtcatattagtaataatttacaacagaatctacatatataagcaaaataaaaaaaaaaatattaactagaaataacatatacaatgtgtcataatattattaaaaatcattaacttatattatttttttgaactGGAATAAGTTCTTTAAAGTCACTGTGCTAGTTgactataaattatatcttatttcatttttattatcagatTTGTGTTGACGCATGTACCAATAgaacttctcttttttaaataaatattatgcaTTCTTCTAATACTCCAtcaaaacatatataataagtatatgaCTCGTTGCAACAAACACTtaacaatatttctttatagtaTTAATCTACTTATTAGTTGCATTGCTACCTTCtcaaaattagaataaatttctAGTGAAAATTTCTTGATCTTAAAATCTTTGGTGTAATGATTTCTTAGATACTTAATTTTTACGAACAATGTGATGATTGTATGATTAATTAAAGTCTCATTAgccattgatttttataatcaacAAGCGCAATGATTGTAAGATTGATCATATATTTTAGTAAGTGGTCATTCTACGCCGGCAGTCCATTAAGTgagtctctcttttcttcaatcacaagaattattaaggTGGCAGTATGCAATCCAATTCAGCAAAATTCAATGGGACAGTGTTTCTcaacttttataaatatttattattaatctagaAATTTGTGGGTTAttccaataaaattgaaattatctgATAACTTCTGCACGATTTTATTCTAAGATTAAATATGCTGTATTAAAaccatataatttttatcgtcatatattatttattaataatattattggaaTTATGATTACTATATCATTactgaataaaattttgtttctccTTATGTTGCCACTGTACATGGAATGTTAGTTGAGAAATACTGTAAAGCACAATATCTAATACCATTGCAATTAAAAGAGAGACTCAACCAGGGTGACGGTTAATGTAGAGTTAAAATGCcaacaagaaaatattttaatgtttgtGTACATACTACTTATTAAGACGTTTCTACTCAAGTTTATAGCACTTTTTATCagttatatcttatattatcaATGTACATAACAAGGTATAgacaaacaaagaaatttctttatttgcaAATTTTGCTTTGTTATGTGACTCCTGACACGGCCTACTTTTTAGTCCTCCTGTAAACTGGCAGATTCTTCTATAAATTGACCTATAAATCTGATATTGCTTAAATCAATCAATGCCCCTCAGAGGCAACGATCTTCAAAGCTTGGTGCTTTCAAAATCTCTTACCATTAAATTTCAATCTATCAAGGAGGATGTAAATCGCGATGATGAGCTCTGGCACTTAAAATCGCTTTCAGTTCTGATTCAAGTTGTTTTTTGGTTCGTTCGCTTACCGATCGACCGCCCACTATAGGTTGAGCAATTAATCTTGGCGACGGCAGATCTACCATTAGTTTGCCACTATCTCGATTTTCATGACTTCTGGCGCGTCGTATAGGTTTCTTAATAGGTAAAATTTCTTCctgatctttattatcatcttctGGACATTCAACAGATAGCGTTGTTTCCTGATTTAATGTGTATGTTGAACCACCACTAATAGCTTCTGATGATCTTGTTACATCCACAGTTCCAGAACCCCATTCACGAGATAATTTACGTCCTATAGCAGATGTTAATTCGCTATTTGGCGATAACAATGCAGCACCTTTCGAACTATGATGAGTAGATGAATGAGGTGGTCTCAGAGTAGCAAATACTGGAAAAGATTGACCCCGTTTTGCTGGACTTCGAGAATACTTTGGCGTTGGTATTCCACCTGCAGATTCACCTTTCATAGAAGGAGTACCACCACTGGCTGAGTCACTTTTCGTTGACATCAAAGGTCTTAATGTTGCACTACCACCAAAATGAGATCCAAGGTGTGGTGGTGGAGAACCACCGTCACCATGGCTTAATCTACGACCTACAGTTTCCAATGGACTTCTAGCTCTGAGATTAGTGCTACTGAGAGTAAATTCCCTTGGTTTCATCATCGTTTCAAGGTTGACAGGAGATAATCCAAGCTGAGAACTATACAGATTGGTAGaacttctacttttttctgaTCTCCTAGGGCTATGCATCAATGGACttttacttctacttctttcttttccttttgttactttttcttcttttactatttttactgTTTCTGGTTCTTCGTGtacaatttctattttttcttcttgttgtactctattaaaaaaaagaaagaacattaaAATTAGTCCACATTACTAATTTAGTCAACTACAAGTAGATTAAATACCTTCGTATTTCTTGTATCATTTCAAAGAACTGAGCCTTACTTTTACGTCGTCTACGTTGTTCATGTTCCTTCTGAAACAGGGATACTTAGTAGATAcatagaaacaaaacaaaagttCTTGTAAAAGTGAGAACTTACTCGTTTCACActtttttgaaaaagagaagcaaTTTGTCCTTGTCTAACAGTATGTACTAATTCTCTTGCAGCATGATGTGGGGAAACCAACTCTACACAATTAATAAATCTGTACAGTTTTTGCGAAAAAAACATTACGTTACGACTACGCCAAATAGAATCTTCTGATCTATGCCTTAGCCTTggtaatgtatatttatagaataaaTGCTCTCCAGCAAGAATAATAGCTCCTAATACAACACCCATTCCCAGAAGACAAAACACACCAGCTACAGAAGCCACGCCTAATGGTCGAGGCTGGCCACCTTGTTCAGGTTCTAGGCCTGTATCCATACCTTCCCGACCATGTATGCAAGGTAGTCCACCATAcctataaatttatcaaatatagaTAGAATCTCAATccttctattataattaatatcatagtaaattttaataaataccatttttcttgtaaaatatctaataatccATTGCTAGTATAATTTGCTATAACTTTTGAAATGCTTTCCTTAAGAGGATGACCCTTTGTAAGGGCAACAGCATATGTATCTTCATTAATAGTGTCACCAATTTTTTGCAAACGACAACCATCGTCAGTTGCACGATAATAATCTAAAATAGGTGTGTCTGCAATGAGTATATCTAAACTATCATTCCTTAATCTTTCAACACCTTCAGCAACATCTGATAATGAATAACGCGCCATATGTGACCATAGTTGAGGATTTGCTCTCTGTACATAATATTCAGCCGCAGATGCTCTTGGTGCACCCACTCTTTGTGATAACAactgtaattataaaatatatacttatatattttaatatatctttttttctataaaggATTAAACTTCATAACTTAGAAGACATCTTTGCAATTGTACAAATTATTCTATATACTCACACTTTTATCATGATAATTGCTGACCgcagaatgaaaaaaaaggccTGCGATAAGAGCAGCTATATTAGCTGTATATGAAGCTACAAAGATGACAGAAAATCCTCCCCAAATATTGATCAAAAACTTATTAGGCCACGATTTTGGAGCTTTGAAAGCTACCAGATGACCACATAAAAGTCCCCACATTACCCAAAGAGCAGAagctattgaaaaatttttacttcGTTGTCTACCCCATGGATTAAGACCAAATGGACTAAACCACTCATACAGTGCTACTGCTATTGCAGTCAAGTTTAATGAAGTGAATACGGCAATCCATAATTCTGTACTAAATGGAAAAAGGAATGCAAATAAGGGTATCTCTGATTTTAATTTTGGAGCTGTAAGAAAACTAACTCCACTAAAAAAATACGGTGTAGTAAAATCTACTGCTTCTGCTCTATGAGCAGATACACTCATTGCTGCGAAAGCCAATTGTGCACGTCCAGAAACTAATTCTCCCATTATACCATTCCATGTACCACTTCTGCCATTCCTTTTTCCAAACAAACCATCTTGAGCAACATACAAATCAAAACGAAATCCCAATTCACGTGCGACTAAGGACATCAAATCTATGCTTAATCCATAACAACACATAATGGTGTTTCCATGACGACAAATTAATCCTCTTAAACAAAGTCCTTCTTGTAACTTCGTAGCCATTGTAAACGGCGATGCTAGTGCAGTTACTATGCGGTATACTGGCATTCCAATACTTTCTCCACCTTGTTCAAGGTAGGCTGGAACAATACCACCACCTGGCCAAATTATTGTATCAAGACGaacttcttttcctcctttgaTAGTACCCACTTTGGTCCATctatacaaaaattttaattttagacaaggattaaaatgttaattaagaAAGTATATTATAAACCTTAATTGAGTCTTATTTCCAGGATATCTCACTGCTTgcaaatttaataattgaaattctgCCTTATCTTTAGAGATTTGACCCATCGACTTTCTTAATTTATGTGTTAATGTcctagaaaaattttctcttacttcatttgttaaaaatttagcATTTGGATGTGGAAAACATTCTGGGATAAAATGTTCTTTTAATTGAGATTCTCTAAGACGATTCATCTTTAGTTTTGTGTCAGAGAGTGTTTCATCCAATGCCTGTGATGTTTCTCTTAATATTCTAGATAATATGGTATCAccattcattattcttatactgGAAGGTCTTAAGGCAAGCATTCCAACTGGCATGAAACTTTTAGAATTTAACTCCTTATCCATTATTCTAACTTCTTCATCATcaaaattaaatgttttttcttcccGTTTGGTTATGGTCCTCTCATTTTGCCATTTATATTCTTGCAATCTATGTATATCATTCGTTAAGCTTGGTAAAGAATTTAAAGGTAACTGATTTTCTGGTATAAGATTTACATTGCGCTCTAAGTTTTCTAATGGAGAAGAATTTCCATTCGTTGCTATTGATGCTCTTGAACTATGAACGATATGTGAACTAATTATATTTGGTTCATTAGGTCTTAATTCTGCTCTAAGATCTAACCAGAGCCATAAAAATCTTCCTGAAAGCATTTCAAATTTACTAGCCACTGTAAGTATTCTTCTTGCGTTGTTTAAATCACAACCCATCACTACGATTCCACCAGTACCCCCTTCAGCAGCTACTCTTCTTAATCTCATTATCAAGGTTTTGTCATTCGTTGGAAGATGAATAATTACTCTAGGTGTTAATACTGGTTGATTTGTTTGAAGAAGATGAGATACAGGAAGCAAAGTTGTATCAATCAATAGTGTAAATGCATGCCAATTAGCTCTGTGCATTAATGCAGCAGTTGCTGCACCAACTTCTTTGGAACTAGAACCTATACGACTTTCAAAAGAACCATAATTAccctataataaaatacaaagtaaatatacattcttattgtttaatgcatgaaatttaaataatagagaATTGCTAACCTGACGAAGAAAATCACGATGAGCAAATGGTAACCATAAAGCTGGAAGATTCAAGGCAGTAGCAGCTGTAACAAGGAATCTAGCTGCTGAACCTCCACCTATTATAAGACTCAACACTGTTTTCCCACCTTCGATGTCTGTGCAAAACttatttaataatgacaaagaaTATGATAAAGAATCTGTCAATGGTGTAATTCTTGCTTCAATATAAGATACTTCCATATCTGTCTGAGATGATGATTCTAATCTGGCTTCTTCCCATGATCTTTGAAAGTCCATCTTATAGAGAGTTTGTGGTTGAGTTAGACATACCACTATACGCCATGATGAATAAGATGTTTTCAATCGAGCCTTTACAGCTCTGATAGATTTAGTGGCATctactttattaaatattaacaaatttgttgaaaatcccaagaaaaggaaaaatgcaATTCTTAAAGCTGACCCAGACATCTTCTTCGAGTGTTTTTTTTCCGTATATTTggtttcttaatttttttgattCACATTATTAAAAGGAGGTTCTAATCTATggatataaaattgattattaataaatatatttataacattttttttctgtaatatactataatattatttatattagagaaaatatattagatatttatatataatttataattaaaattcattaaaaaatttaaacagattattaattatgaaaaaagtaagtaaaaataacattgaAGTAAGTTAGTAAGTTAGTAAgttagtaacaatagtaagtgaaattaatattagaatatgcttctaaattaaattttttagataaaatttgattttatatttaaatttatttaaataatataaaatcattaattttacatcgtacagaaaaataagatttcttgatctatatatttcattacttaacgaataataatttaacgatcataatcAAAGATACTTTACCTTTCAGGAGGAAGATTTGTATCCGTTTTTGGTGGAGGTTTTAGGAGTACACGAAAATTGTTTCGTAAACgcctcataataattattaattaactataTTTGCATCAAACGTCATAAAAGAATCTCAATTGGTCAGTATGGAAGACAGGAACcgtcactttttcttttccagatATTCTACCCTGTGCGTATCAGCCATTTTCAAGTAGCCCCTCCCTTTAAATTACGACCCTATAGCGCACGCAAGCACTTCTACACACCCCTCTAGTGTACATGTACTATAATAGATATGTATAGATCAATTTATTATGTGATGTTACattcttttgataaaaatctttatcaataatataattttttatataggataataatgatatttaatatcactaaattaataaaattaatgaaagttACTTTActacaattaaatttaaaataatgaaaagggACAGTTAaagaatattgttatttatcttTGTAGTTAAAGTtatcattgtaaaattataaatagggACAAAGAATTACGAAATTTTGGgcggaaaatattttatatatttcgaatcttttaatttatatttgccttatatacatatatgttaaaCATTACATTAACTAGACTCCTAAGGCTagaaataatgtaattttacacagtatttaataaaatactgATTTGATTTTGTTCCTGACCATAGCTAATACTTGGAATGCAATATAGAATTATGTTACATTAAACGAAACagttgtaatataatatatttttagctTGTCTTTCTAAAACTTATGACGGTAATAGAGATAAATTTGCACCCTTAACAATGATTTTAAGAATTAACTAAATAAGTTTTGTTGAGATGTATCATTTTCAAATGCGGTCCAAGCATTATTTAGTtccataaatattaattttgctaTGTTTTCATTTGCAGTTCCTGTTTGctgtaatataataacgataattaatataaccaTTAGtctatagataaaataatcaatgaataaaatttaaatgaaacgattaataaattaattatattgataacatattatataatataaataccttGTCGGGATGTACAGCCAGGCATGCTTTCCTATATGCCTTCTTAACATCAGCAGCAGTAACTAATTGATGCATTTCATAACGTTGCCATCTTTCAGCTTCAGGCCATAAAACCGTATGTAATGAACAAAGAAGAGCGCgtaaatttcctttttttccttcagtCCATTCTGTAACTTTCAAGCGATCTGGATCCATTGTTTTAGCTGCTTCTACTTTGCGCATttgatttattgtttttgGGCTATCCTTTTCTGCTTTTCGGGAGCTAAAAAAATTGTATCCTTGACTACCAAGTAAGTCTTCAAACGCATCACTTGTTTTTGTTGATTTATTGCTGAATGCATTGATATCACTGCTACTCGCGTCATTAGTTGTATTAGATTTGTGCATACTAGGACTTGAATGAATGGGAGTACTAGCAGGAGCTGGACTAGCAGATTGAGGTGTATTAGAATTTCTTGGTGTTCCATTCCAGCTAGATGTAAGACCTGTTCCTAATGACCCAGCAAGATTTGCAAATGGATCTTTATTTTGTGCTGCAAAATTTGGTACACTTGCATTCCGTGGGAAGTTCTCTTCGATATTTGGCACCTTTGATACATTTGATTTTGAATTTGTCAGACCTCCAAGAAAGTTACTTGAAGAGGTATCACTCAAAGGATCAAACAATATTTCAGTTGTTTCTTTAGTTACCGACTGGTTCTGATCAAAAAGTAGATTACTCACATTAACATTACTCTTACTACTTTCAATTTTAACAGACTGATCATTTCCAAATAATAAGTCATTTTGTACAGCATCATTAATTGTAGATAGGGAGCTTTTCGTTGTTTCTTGCTGAGTAAACACACCAAATCCTCCCAAgagatcattttcattttgacTAGAACTAGAGAATATATCAAATCCTGAATCCATAGCAGGTGTAAGATTAGGATTATTAACAGTATTGCTATCTGAAAGTCCTAGATTTAATAAGTCAGCTTCTTGAAGtatatcatcttttttatcttctttttcttgtataGCATTTTGTATGGGGGATATTTCCTCTTGCACCATGTTATCAATTGATGTTTCAGGCACAGACTCTGgtgtatcattattttcagtctaaagtatacataatattttttaatataagaattcatacgtatttatattatattatagttttttttcaACCAAATTTAAATAACACATTCTAcgaagtaaatataaaattaaaataaacaagtgtgtgtatgtatagatctaaaaatatcttattgaaaaattttaataaaaatattcatagaaataaatgctactcttagaatatattatcaaaatttggTTATAAAAGAACCCTAGAATATTCtacatattttctatttttaatatcccttactttcgaaatttaaaaaaataaacatttaccTTTTCTACATTAGTTCTGAAGTTCTCTAATGTTTCTTCCATCTCCAATGTTGATCCAAATAAAGGATCAGGTACAAGTTTGGAACTTTCTTCTGCTTCCCATGGAGCTGGTACTCTAGATAATTTTGAATTGTTTTTACCAAacataacatttaaaataatacgaaattttCCTCCAACTTCTGGAACCTCATCTAAATCCtgtttatcaaatattaaagcattttCATTCAAAGACACATAACCTGTATGAAAATGCAATGAAGCAATTTTAATTCCAATAACACGTCCAAGCTGTTGCCTCGcatgaaataaaacaattgtAACATCTCCACGAACTGTTGCGTCTCCTATTATTATGCATACTTTTCCTTCCATCATACCAAATAATCTCATTTCTTCGTATATTTGTCGCTTAGTCGAAAAGACTTGTGCACCATTGCTATAAATCTCAATGTAAGGCCTACAGCCATCTTTTGCTCTTGTAAATAATGGTACTGGCTGTATAACAAGAGAGCGAAGTATTAAAGGCTTAGTATGAGGAAGAGTACCATTGCTAAGAAAAgtcatataattaatacagCGCAATTCGGATGATTGCAAATGTGGGGGTAAACAACGTCTTGTTGTAAATAATGCTATTGCTTCTTCACTAGAAAATAAAGCTTTAGCATAAATCAGAAGGGCACATGCCACTGTAGCACTTGCATGATATCCATcctgtaaattaaaaatgtttatataataaatactataaaattacatatgtgtatatatatatattaaatatttaaaaaatatactcaCTGTACAATATAAAACTACAATACGATTAAAATCAGCAttcaaatatctatatatatcttgacAAATTTGATATAATGCAGATAATAAAGGAGCATTAGAATCTGCAGATGCATAAGCAAATGAACAATCTATATGTCTCCCAGGTAATCTAGCAACATTTGGTCGTCCAcgagataaattatataactgAATACGAGTTGGTGGTGGATGCCGCGATTGAAGAAAATTCCTTACATCTTCTACATGATTTGCTCTGTAGGCAGATTCTATACCATCAGCTGGATACggcattattaatattcgtgACGTTAAATAACTAGCATCCAGTTCAGTTCTTGCCATACTTTGTTGTACAGTATGCATCACTTTACTAGAAGTATCCTTTATATTACGTAAAAAACTACCCGCACCACCCTTTAATGAACTAAATAGGCCGACTGGTTGTGCTACAACTGTTGATTTAACTGTAGATTGTTGAATTGGAACAGGCCTAAGAGGTGGCATTGTTGCTATAGAAGCTGGTTTTGGTGGTGGTGTTTGTGTATTAGAAGGTGGTGTTGGCCTTGGAGGTGGAAGAGGTTTAATTGCAGTTTCCACTTTTGGAGATTCTCTAGgatcaaaattatttgattCTGCAATTGCTGCAAGTCGGTCTAATAACATGGCTGCTGTAAGTCTTTGCGTtggtgaaatatttaaacatccTTTTATTAATTCGTGAAGACATGCTAACCGAGGATTAGGAGGTAATGGTGGATATTTAGCATTGAGAATTGCTAACTTATTACCTGCAAATAagacaaaatgaaaattattttgaatcaTTTCTtgatgattataacaaaaaatcaataaaaaatcttaCCATCTGGAAAAGGATGTCGCAAAGTGactaaagaataaaaaatacaaccAAGTGCCCAACAATCAACTGGTGGTCCTATAGGTTCATTGTTCCATGTATCCATCATCTCTGGAGCACGATACATAGGTGTCGTACATTTTGCCATTTGATCTTCTAAAGTAGCACGTTTTTGGGCATTCCATGATGGATTTGGTAAAATTTGATTAGTTGTAGTGCTTCCAAAGTCACATAATTTGATAAGACCATCAGATCCAATTAAAAAGTTTTCCAATTTGATATCACGATGTACAAATGGCTCAGGCTGTTGATTAT includes:
- the LOC124432735 gene encoding cyclin-G-associated kinase translates to MSDYIRSAIGYLNGGTNTNEYVGQILEINNVKLRVNRLIAEGGWALVFAVEDVSSGKEYALKRLIAADEDTNKSIIQEIDVLKKLSGHPNIIQYLHAQCLEREGSKSVEYLLVTELCPGGTLADILRNVASNSLTLAQICKIAYQVTKAVHHMHNQQPEPFVHRDIKLENFLIGSDGLIKLCDFGSTTTNQILPNPSWNAQKRATLEDQMAKCTTPMYRAPEMMDTWNNEPIGPPVDCWALGCIFYSLVTLRHPFPDGNKLAILNAKYPPLPPNPRLACLHELIKGCLNISPTQRLTAAMLLDRLAAIAESNNFDPRESPKVETAIKPLPPPRPTPPSNTQTPPPKPASIATMPPLRPVPIQQSTVKSTVVAQPVGLFSSLKGGAGSFLRNIKDTSSKVMHTVQQSMARTELDASYLTSRILIMPYPADGIESAYRANHVEDVRNFLQSRHPPPTRIQLYNLSRGRPNVARLPGRHIDCSFAYASADSNAPLLSALYQICQDIYRYLNADFNRIVVLYCTDGYHASATVACALLIYAKALFSSEEAIALFTTRRCLPPHLQSSELRCINYMTFLSNGTLPHTKPLILRSLVIQPVPLFTRAKDGCRPYIEIYSNGAQVFSTKRQIYEEMRLFGMMEGKVCIIIGDATVRGDVTIVLFHARQQLGRVIGIKIASLHFHTGYVSLNENALIFDKQDLDEVPEVGGKFRIILNVMFGKNNSKLSRVPAPWEAEESSKLVPDPLFGSTLEMEETLENFRTNVEKTENNDTPESVPETSIDNMVQEEISPIQNAIQEKEDKKDDILQEADLLNLGLSDSNTVNNPNLTPAMDSGFDIFSSSSQNENDLLGGFGVFTQQETTKSSLSTINDAVQNDLLFGNDQSVKIESSKSNVNVSNLLFDQNQSVTKETTEILFDPLSDTSSSNFLGGLTNSKSNVSKVPNIEENFPRNASVPNFAAQNKDPFANLAGSLGTGLTSSWNGTPRNSNTPQSASPAPASTPIHSSPSMHKSNTTNDASSSDINAFSNKSTKTSDAFEDLLGSQGYNFFSSRKAEKDSPKTINQMRKVEAAKTMDPDRLKVTEWTEGKKGNLRALLCSLHTVLWPEAERWQRYEMHQLVTAADVKKAYRKACLAVHPDKQTGTANENIAKLIFMELNNAWTAFENDTSQQNLFS